In the Victivallis sp. Marseille-Q1083 genome, one interval contains:
- a CDS encoding endonuclease/exonuclease/phosphatase family protein: protein MIFRKLAAIVLMIGGWSGATGATDIHLNFDDGVISRFDPPKLDGSSHERVALQTNSFCAGIGAGRALDLSSRAPARIPLQLTATPDYGDSFSVVFYVKTLPGAPQGTAIAGNCRYDDGESAGWLLYAQENGAWAVRLSDGKNSYTYMPTARQAINDGKFHQLAFCVDRRNGCVRFYRDGVCRAIYNTPGLGDLSSGNQTVVGGSADQDYYGQEYAFNGMLDEVRLSRGTLDDETVRRQFNEFFPDRAVSVPENRTGRLRIFEWNIWSAGRNFGRKVGIERTLDVILNADPDVVALIETYGRGEEIADALGFQFYLISNNLSIHSRYPIEQIVKVFDPSFSGGAVIRLNERQQIAVFDIWLNYLPDYWSSISKGEKTDAEMTQDEEETRHAEIKRILAGIEPFLNQADQIPVVMLGDFNNGSHLDWTAAAAAQHQGHVIAWPVSRTMQEAGLTDSYRLLNPNVHVSPGMTWSPWFVSGDYNVDRWSLSDRIDYIYFKGKALRPLHSRVVDYHPVMFPSDHAALLTDFAWLD from the coding sequence ATGATTTTTCGAAAACTGGCGGCAATCGTGCTGATGATCGGCGGTTGGAGCGGCGCGACGGGCGCGACGGACATTCATCTGAACTTTGATGACGGCGTGATTTCACGCTTCGACCCTCCGAAACTGGACGGATCTTCCCACGAACGGGTAGCCTTACAGACCAATTCGTTCTGCGCCGGCATCGGCGCCGGACGGGCGTTGGATTTGTCGAGCCGGGCGCCGGCCCGCATCCCGCTGCAATTGACGGCAACGCCGGATTACGGCGACAGTTTCAGCGTAGTTTTCTACGTTAAAACGCTGCCCGGCGCGCCGCAGGGTACCGCGATCGCCGGCAACTGCCGTTATGACGACGGCGAATCGGCCGGCTGGCTGCTGTACGCCCAGGAAAATGGCGCCTGGGCAGTCCGGCTTTCCGATGGCAAAAATAGCTATACCTATATGCCGACCGCCCGTCAGGCCATCAACGACGGCAAATTTCATCAACTGGCCTTCTGCGTCGACCGCCGGAACGGCTGTGTCCGCTTTTATCGCGACGGCGTCTGCCGGGCGATTTACAATACGCCCGGTCTGGGCGATTTGAGTTCCGGCAATCAAACGGTGGTCGGCGGTTCGGCCGACCAGGACTATTACGGCCAGGAATACGCCTTCAACGGCATGCTCGACGAAGTGCGCCTAAGCCGGGGAACGCTGGACGATGAAACGGTGCGCCGGCAGTTCAATGAATTCTTTCCGGACCGGGCGGTCAGCGTACCGGAGAACCGGACCGGGCGGCTGCGCATTTTCGAATGGAATATCTGGAGCGCCGGCAGGAATTTCGGCCGTAAAGTCGGCATCGAACGGACACTCGATGTCATTTTGAACGCCGATCCGGATGTCGTCGCGCTGATCGAAACCTACGGCCGCGGCGAGGAGATCGCCGACGCACTGGGATTTCAATTTTATCTGATCAGCAACAACCTGTCGATCCACAGCCGCTATCCGATCGAACAGATCGTCAAAGTGTTCGATCCGTCGTTTTCCGGCGGCGCGGTCATCCGGCTCAATGAGCGGCAACAGATTGCCGTCTTCGATATCTGGCTGAATTACCTGCCCGACTATTGGAGCAGCATTTCCAAAGGCGAAAAGACCGATGCCGAAATGACGCAGGACGAAGAAGAAACCCGCCACGCCGAAATCAAGCGGATTCTGGCCGGCATCGAACCATTTCTCAACCAGGCCGACCAGATCCCGGTCGTCATGCTGGGCGATTTCAACAACGGTTCGCACCTGGATTGGACGGCCGCCGCCGCCGCCCAGCACCAGGGCCACGTCATCGCCTGGCCGGTCAGCAGGACCATGCAGGAAGCCGGCCTGACCGACTCCTACCGGCTGCTCAACCCGAACGTCCACGTCTCGCCGGGTATGACCTGGTCGCCGTGGTTCGTTTCCGGCGATTACAACGTCGACCGCTGGAGCCTGTCCGACCGGATCGACTACATTTATTTCAAAGGCAAAGCGCTGCGGCCGCTGCATTCCCGGGTCGTCGACTACCATCCGGTGATGTTTCCATCGGACCACGCCGCGTTGCTGACCGATTTCGCCTGGCTCGACTGA
- a CDS encoding tyrosine-protein phosphatase, whose amino-acid sequence MNRILACLVIVCSVWSAVADSIVPNRPYDGAVVSQFKAAQKLFLLLTEAAGREVLADNALRYDFDHRVRSFPEGVELSWHFSGARPRIRSRLPWATAAEFSDARQAAPPHSSYRLYNLEAGRTYYWKAAACYDDGSVIETPVWSFSVEELTPRVMNVPDVDNFRDLGGRLGLEGRRIAQNKIYRSSGLNNNSSDGKIPGPARFTEEGRRIMLEELGLKTEIDLRSSGETAGMTASPLGDAVQYINISSTSYAGLYSSAGRDNYAALFRIFCDPENYPVNFHCIAGADRTGSLAFLLEAILGVSRQEMMQDYVFTSFFTIRDYSGFDTLAEGMDAYGTAEESLAVKAERYLLQAGIEPEEIMAFRSIMLGEGVPPGPVLAGIMQLKALMAEYPAAPGGLSVEPAALRRETVRVCGKDYELALPVWQGNALQAIAGDGNGGFRLHLFNSGDAPLCFTFAADPEQLAAAEYSVMKMPLPAQPQSPILYSHDGGRTLWSAEELNSFRMMLSPQERLLIQVTPGRPAGNALPAMEPPVKMVNFPALAVMTSKEAPDIDGVLDDEIWQRAQTLPLQGVNGEKLENPPTVQFAADPDFNVLYLAARFPDTEIISRQRGRDSAVYTDDSMELFLSAQNETDYYQMIFNPDGELYDGRNRDSSWSLEAYTVGTQQDERGWTLELALPLAQFNFTAPLELNLGCSDYPAGKLANLFRTGGSFHNRSALQPVIGRAD is encoded by the coding sequence ATGAATCGGATTCTGGCTTGCCTGGTGATCGTGTGCTCCGTATGGTCGGCGGTCGCCGACTCCATTGTGCCGAACCGACCCTACGACGGCGCGGTGGTTTCCCAATTCAAAGCGGCGCAGAAGCTCTTTCTCCTGCTGACCGAGGCGGCCGGGCGCGAAGTCCTGGCCGATAACGCGCTGCGTTATGATTTCGACCACCGGGTCCGGTCCTTTCCGGAAGGTGTTGAATTGAGCTGGCATTTCAGCGGCGCCCGGCCCCGGATCCGCTCCCGCCTGCCCTGGGCGACCGCCGCCGAATTCAGCGACGCCCGGCAGGCCGCGCCGCCCCACAGTTCATACCGCCTCTACAACCTCGAAGCGGGCAGGACCTATTACTGGAAAGCCGCTGCCTGCTACGATGACGGCAGCGTAATCGAAACCCCGGTATGGAGCTTCAGCGTGGAAGAACTGACTCCCCGGGTCATGAACGTGCCCGATGTCGACAACTTTCGCGACCTGGGCGGCCGCCTCGGTCTGGAAGGCCGCCGCATCGCCCAGAACAAGATCTACCGCAGCTCCGGGTTGAACAACAATTCAAGTGACGGCAAAATTCCCGGCCCGGCCCGCTTCACCGAGGAAGGACGGCGCATCATGCTCGAAGAGCTCGGCCTCAAAACCGAAATCGATCTGCGCAGTTCGGGCGAAACCGCCGGCATGACCGCTTCGCCGCTGGGCGACGCGGTCCAATACATCAATATCTCTTCGACCAGCTATGCCGGCCTTTACTCTTCCGCCGGGCGGGACAATTATGCCGCACTCTTCCGGATATTCTGCGATCCCGAAAATTACCCGGTGAATTTCCACTGCATCGCCGGAGCCGACCGAACCGGGTCGCTGGCCTTTCTGCTGGAGGCGATTCTGGGGGTTTCCCGCCAGGAGATGATGCAGGATTACGTCTTTACCAGCTTCTTCACCATCCGCGATTACAGCGGCTTCGACACGCTGGCTGAAGGCATGGACGCCTACGGTACCGCCGAGGAATCTCTGGCCGTCAAGGCCGAACGCTATCTGCTGCAGGCCGGCATCGAACCCGAGGAAATCATGGCTTTCCGCTCCATCATGCTGGGAGAAGGGGTGCCGCCGGGACCGGTCCTGGCCGGGATCATGCAACTCAAGGCATTGATGGCGGAATATCCGGCGGCGCCCGGCGGCCTCTCCGTCGAACCGGCGGCGCTCCGGCGCGAGACGGTGCGGGTTTGCGGCAAAGATTACGAGCTGGCGCTGCCTGTATGGCAAGGAAACGCGTTGCAGGCGATCGCCGGCGACGGCAACGGCGGCTTCCGTCTTCACCTCTTCAATTCCGGAGACGCTCCGCTTTGCTTCACGTTCGCGGCCGATCCGGAGCAGTTGGCCGCCGCGGAATATTCGGTCATGAAAATGCCGCTGCCGGCGCAGCCGCAAAGTCCGATTCTTTACAGCCATGACGGCGGCAGAACACTGTGGAGCGCGGAAGAATTGAATTCCTTCCGCATGATGTTGTCGCCGCAGGAACGCCTGCTGATTCAGGTGACGCCCGGCCGACCGGCCGGGAACGCCCTCCCGGCGATGGAACCGCCGGTGAAGATGGTGAATTTTCCGGCGCTCGCAGTGATGACGTCGAAGGAAGCGCCTGACATCGACGGCGTGCTGGATGACGAAATCTGGCAACGGGCGCAGACGCTTCCCCTGCAGGGAGTGAACGGAGAAAAACTGGAAAATCCGCCCACGGTCCAATTCGCCGCCGATCCGGATTTCAACGTGCTTTACCTCGCGGCCCGTTTTCCGGATACCGAGATCATTTCGCGGCAGCGCGGCCGGGATTCGGCGGTTTATACCGATGACAGCATGGAACTGTTCCTCTCGGCGCAAAACGAAACGGACTATTACCAGATGATCTTCAACCCGGACGGCGAACTCTACGACGGGCGCAACCGGGATTCCTCCTGGTCGCTCGAAGCCTATACCGTCGGAACGCAACAGGACGAGCGGGGCTGGACGCTGGAGCTGGCGCTGCCGCTGGCGCAGTTCAATTTCACCGCGCCGCTGGAGTTGAACCTGGGGTGTTCCGATTATCCGGCCGGAAAACTTGCCAATCTCTTCCGGACCGGCGGCAGTTTCCACAACCGGAGCGCATTGCAGCCGGTGATCGGACGAGCCGACTGA